In one window of Festucalex cinctus isolate MCC-2025b chromosome 14, RoL_Fcin_1.0, whole genome shotgun sequence DNA:
- the prepl gene encoding prolyl endopeptidase-like isoform X3 — MSVLAALRFAARFVTFRSRCKDVFATKRVICRSFAKETPLDHLGRDLERYKDLKARFKRHLKAIYSRFSNVPDHSAVYGRHHVYFLEGNGIYRMGKRKRESEPERVLDLGWICSGEEEAQEWTVQRMRLSPQEKHLAATVKTRDGQTMRCAVVRLGQSNILTLDDVFSFEWATDEVLFYTIQEGVKCQNVYRLDLTQNGSAIIRSVYEESQPDVFVEVSLSRDGRALIITGSGRSSSEVSLVDVSDPRLEPVLVQARRPDMLYHVEHWRRHLIVLANTGPGREYQVVKAPLSDPSMTSWAAIFTPRRGTVLKDMDVVGDHCVLVAVTTGNQLELVVVPLSRPKEAYTLQLPSWASVVESKRPGCADQRGALEFLISSPVRPPLCCHLYPEEGRLSSGSGFPKDRADYVTARLTACSRDGTSIPVTLFHEAACTKDTPLLVHVYGAYGRDVGMQFCPAKRFLLEQGWALAYCHIRGRRTRAGVAQTSSRGGQAQSGGGPSSLPQSHLLLGALEPVEDRPRRPQCRGRAGGGAV; from the exons ATGTCTGTTCTCGCTGCACTCCGTTTTGCGGCACGTTTCGTGACATTTCGGTCACGTTGCAAGGATGTTTTTGCCACGAAGCGAGTCATTTGTCGTTCCTTCGCGAAA GAAACACCATTGGACCATCTCGGTCGTGATCTCGAGCGCTATAAGGACTTGAAGGCGCGTTTCAAGAGACATCTGAAGGCAATTTACAGCAGGTTCTCAAATGTGCCTGACCACTCAGCG GTGTATGGCCGTCATCATGTTTACTTTCTGGAAGGAAACGGCATCTACAGAATGGGAAAGAGAAAAC GCGAGTCGGAACCCGAGCGAGTTCTCGACCTGGGCTGGATCTGCTCCGGTGAGGAGGAGGCACAAGAGTGGACCGTGCAGAGAATGCGACTTTCCCCCCAGGAGAAACATCTTGCCGCCACTGTCAAGACGCGCGACGGCCAAACGATGAG gTGCGCGGTTGTGCGGCTCGGCCAAAGCAACATACTCACCCTGGACGACGTCTTCAGCTTTG AGTGGGCCACAGATGAGGTGTTGTTTTACACCATCCAGGAAGGTGTGAAGTGCCAAAACGTGTATCGTCTGGACCTGACCCAAAATGGCAGCGCGATAATACGCTCCGTGTATGAGGAATCGCAGCCGGA TGTTTTTGTGGAGGTGTCCCTCTCCCGGGACGGCCGCGCGCTGATCATTACCGGCAGCGGCAGGAGCAGCTCGGAGGTGTCGCTGGTGGACGTGTCGGACCCCCGTCTGGAGCCCGTCCTGGTTCAGGCGCGCCGGCCGGACATGTTGTATCACGTGGAGCACTGGCGGCGCCACTTGATCGTACTCGCCAACACGGGGCCTGGACGGGAATATCAG gtGGTGAAGGCCCCCCTCTCTGATCCCTCAATGACGTCATGGGCCGCCATCTTCACCCCGCGTCGCGGCACCGTGCTCAAAGACATGGACGTGGTCGGGGACCACTGCGTACTGGTTGCCGTGACGACGGGCAACCAGCTTGAGCTTGTGGTCGTCCCGCTCTCCCGACCAAAGGAAGCATATACACTGCag CTGCCGTCCTGGGCGAGCGTCGTTGAAAGCAAGCGTCCGGGATGTGCGGACCAACGCGGCGCATTGGAGTTCCTGATCTCGTCCCCGGTCCGTCCCCCGCTATGCTGCCATCTTTACCCCGAGGAAGGCAGACTTTCGTCAGGCTCGGGTTTTCCGAAGGACCGTGCGGATTACGTCACTGCACGCTTGACGGCCTGCAGCCGG gaTGGTACCTCCATTCCGGTGACACTGTTTCACGAGGCGGCGTGCACGAAAGACACGCCTCTGCTGGTACACGTGTACGGAGCGTACGGCCGGGACGTCGGCATGCAGTTCTGCCCGGCGAAACGGTTTCTGCTGGAACAGGGCTGGGCTCTGGCCTACTGCCATATAAG GGGGAGGAGAACGCGGGCTGGCGTGGCACAGACGAGCTCGCGCGGAGGGCAAGCGCAGAGCGGCGGAGGACCTTCAAGCCTGCCTCAGTCACATCTTCTCCTCGGGGCTCTCGAGCCCGTCGAGGACCGTCCTC